caagtatctattttgaagtcttgatcgattttgggggttgggaaggatcaggtgatggttttgggtgtgatttgattttcgtctagaacatcaaaaatccttcaggatgctccaaaatgactcatctatatctataatgatagatcttgattaggagtatctttttctagtacatgtcaagtatctattttgaagtcttgatcgattttgggggttgggaaggatcaggtgatggttttgggtgtgatttgattttcgtctagaacatcaaaaatccttcaggatgctccaaaatgactcatctatatctataatgatagatcttgattaggagtatctttttctagtacatgtcaagtatctattttgaagtcttgatcgattttgggggttgggaaggatcaggtgatggttttgggtgtgatttgattttcgtctagaacatcaaaaatccttcaggatgctccaaaatgactcatctatatctataatgatagatcttgattaggagtatctttttctagtacatgtcaagtatctattttgaagtcttgatcgattttgggggttgggaaggatcaggtgatggttttgggtgtgatttgattttcgtctagaacatcaaaaatccttcaggatgctccaaaatgactcatctatatctataatgatagatcttgattaggagtatctttttctagtacatgtcaagtatctattttgaagtcttgatcgattttgggggttgggaaggatcaggtgatggttttgggtgtgatttgattttcgtctagaacatcaaaaatccttcaggatgctccaaaatgactcatctatatctataatgatagatcttgattaggagtatctttttctagtacatgtcaagtatctattttgaagtcttgatcgattttgggggttgggaaggatcaggtgatggttttgggtgtgatttgattttcgtctagaacatcaaaaatccttcaggatgctccaaaatgactcatctatatctataatgatagatcttgattaggagtatctttttctagtacatgtcaagtatctattttgaagtcttgatcgattttgggggttgggaaggatcaggtgatggttttgggtgtgatttgattttcgtctagaacatcaaaaatccttcaggatgctccaaaatgactcatctatatctataatgatagatcttgattaggagtatctttttctagtacatgtcaagtatctattttgaagtcttgatcgattttgggggttgggaaggatcaggtgatggttttgggtgtgatttgattttcgtctagaacatcaaaaatccttcaggatgctccaaaatgactcatctatatctataatgatagatcttgattaggagtatctttttctagtacatgtcaagtatctattttgaagtcttgatcgattttgggggttgggaaggatcaggtgatggttttgggtgtgatttgattttcgtctagaacatcaaaaatccttcaggatgctccaaaatgactcatctatatctataatgatagatcttgattaggagtatctttttctagtacatgtcaagtatctattttgaagtcttgatcgattttgggggttgggaaggatcaggtgatggttttgggtgtgatttgattttcgtctagaacatcaaaaatccttcaggatgctccaaaatgtctcatctatatctataatgatagatcttgattaggagtatctttttctagtacatgtcaagtatctattttgaagtcttgatcgattttgggggttgggaaggatcaggtgatggttttgggtgtgatttgattttcgtctagaacatcaaaaatccttcaggatgctccaaaatgactcatctatatctataatgatagatcttgattaggagtatctttttctagtacatgtcaagtatctattttgaagtcttgatcgattttgggggttgggaaggatcaggtgatggttttgggtgtgatttgattttcgtctagaacatcaaaaatccttcaggatgctccaaaatgactcatctatatctataatgatggatcttgattaggagtatctttttttagtacatgtcaagtatctattttgaagtcttgatcgattttgggggttgggaaggatcaggtgatggttttgggtgtgatttgattttcgtctagaacatcaaaaatccttcaggatgctccaaaatgactcatctatatctatgatgatagatcttgattaggagtatctttttctagtacatgtcaagtatctattttgaagtcttgatcgattttgggggttgggaaggatcaggtgatggttttgggtgtgatttgattttcgtctagaacatcaaaaatccttcaggatgctccaaaatgactcatctatatctataatgatagatcttgattaggagtatctttttctagtacatgtcaagtatctattttgaagtcttgatcgattttgggagttgggaaggatcaggtgatggttttgggtgtgatttgattttcgtctagaacatcaaaaatccttcaggatgctccaaaatgactcatctatatctataatgatagatcttgattaggagtatctttttctagtacatgtcaagtatctattttgaagtcttgatcgattttgggggttgggaaggatcaggtgatggttttgggtgtgatttgattttcgtctagaacatcaaaaatccttcaggatgctccaaaatgactcatctatatctataatgatagatcttgattaggagtatctttttctagtacatgtcaagtatctattttgaagtcttgatcgattttgggggttgggaaggatcaggtgatggttttgggtgtgatttgattttcgtctagaacatcaaaaatccttcgggatgctccaaaatgactcatctatatctataatgatagatcttgattaggagtatctttttctagtacatgtcaagtatctattttgaagtcttgatcgattttgggggttgggaaggatcaggtgatggttttgggtgtgatttgattttcgtctagaacatcaaaaatccttcaggatgctccaaaatgactcatctatatctataatgatagatcttgattaggagtatctttttctagtacatgtcaagtatctattttgaagtcttgatcgattttgggggttgggaaggatcaggtgatggttttgggtgtgatttgattttcgtctagaacatcaaaaatccttcaggatgctccaaaatgactcatctatatctataatgatagatcttgattaggagtatctttttctagtacatgtcaagtatctattttgaagtcttgatcgattttgggggttgggaaggatcaggtgatggttttgggtgtgatttgattttcgtctagaacatcaaaaatccttcaggatgctccaaaatgactcatctatatctataatgatagatcttgattaggagtatctttttctagtacatgtcaagtatctattttgaagtcttgatcgattttgggggttgggaaggatcaggtgatggttttgggtgtgatttgattttcgtctagaacatcaaaaatccttcaggatgctccaaaatgactcatctatatctataatgatagatcttgattaggagtatctttttctagtacatgtcaagtatctattttgaagtcttgatcgattttgggggttgggaaggatcaggtgatggttttgggtgtgatttgattttcgtctagaacatcaaaaatccttcaggatgctccaaaatgactcatctatatctataatgatagatcttgattaggagtatctttttctagtacatgtcaagtatctattttgaagtcttgatcgattttgggggttgggaggatcaggtgatggttttgggtgtgatttgattttcgtctagaacatcaaaaatccttcaggatgctccaaaatgactcatctatatctataatgatagatcttgattaggagtatctttttctagtacatgtcaagtatctattttgaagtcttgatcgattttgggggttgggaaggatcaggtgatggttttgggtgtgatttgattttcgtctagaacatcaaaaatccttcaggatgctccaaaatgactcatctatatctataatgatagatcttgattaggagtatctttttctagtacatgtcaagtatctattttgaagtcttgatcgattttgggggttgggaaggatcaggtgatggttttgggtgtgatttgattttcgtctagaacatcaaaaatccttcaggatgctccaaaatgactcatctatatctataatgatagatcttgattaggagtatctttttctagtacatgtcaagtatctattttgaagtcttgatcgattttgggggttgggaaggatcaggtgatggttttgggtgtgatttgattttcgtctagaacatcaaaaatccttcaggatgctccaaaatgactcatctatatctataatgatagatcttgattaggagtatctttttctagtacatgtcaagtatctattttgaaatcttgatcgattttgggggttgggaaggatcaggtgattgttttgggtgtgatttgattttcgtctagaacatcaaaaatccttcaggatgctccaaaatggctcatctatatctataatgatagatcttgattaggagtatctttttctagtacatgtcaagtatctatattgaagtcttgatcgattttgggggttgggaaggatcaggtgatggttttgggtgtgatttgattttcgtctagaacatcaaaaatccttcaggatgctccaaaatgactcatctatatctataatgatagatcttgattaggagtatctttttctagtacatgtcaagtatctattttgaagtcttgatcgattttgggggttgggaaggatcaggtgatggttttgggtgtgatttgattttcgtctagaacatcaaaaatccttcaggatgctccaaaatgactcatctatatctataatgatagatcttgattaggagtatctttttctagtacatgtcaagtatctattttgaagtcttgatcgattttgggggttgggaaggatcaggtgatggttttgggtgtgatttgattttcgtctagaacatcaaaaatccttcaggatgctccaaaatgactcatctatatctataataatagatcttgattaggagtatctttttctagtacatgtcaagtatctattttgaagtcttgatcgattttgggggttgggaaggatcaggtgatggttttgggtgtgatttgattttcgtctagaacatcaaaaatccttcaggatgctccaaaatgactcatctatatctataatgatagatcttgattaggagtatctttttctagtacatgtcaagtatctattttgaagtcttgatcgattttgggggttgggaaggatcaggtgatggttttgggtgtgatttgattttcgtctagaacatcaaaaatccttcaggatgctccaaaatgactcatctatatctataatgatagatcttgattaggagtatctttttctagtacatgtcaagtatctattttgaagtcttgatcgattttgggggttgggaaggatcaggtgatggttttgggtgtgatttgattttcgtctagaacatcaaaaatccttcaggatgctccaaaatgactcatctatatctataatgatagatcttgattaggagtatctttttctagtacatgtcaagtatctattttgaagtcttgatcgattttgggggttgggaaggatcaggtgatggttttgggtgtgatttgattttcgtctagaacatcaaaaatccttcaggatgctccaaaatgactcatctatatctataatgatagatcttgattaggagtatctttttcttgtacatgtcaagtatatattttgaagtcttgatcgattttgggggttgggaaggatcaggtgatggttttgggtgtgatttgattttcgtctagaacatcaaaaatccttcaggatgctccaaaatgactcatctatatctataatgatagatcttgattaggagtatctttttctagtacatgtcaagtatctattttgaagtcttgatcgattttgggggttgggaaggatcaggtgatggttttgggtgtgatttgattttcgtctagaacatcaaaaatccttcaggatgctccaaaatgactcatctatatctataatgatagatcttgattaggagtatctttttctagtacatgtcaagtatctattttgaagtcttgatcgattttgggggttgggaaggatcaggtgatggttttgggtgtgatttgattttcgtctagaacatcaaaaatccttcaggatgctccaaaatgactcatctatatctataatgatagatcttgattaggagtatctttttctagtacatgtcaagtatctattttgaagtcttgatcgattttgggggttgggaaagatcaagtaatggttttaggtgtgatttgattttcgtctggaacatcaaaaatccttcaggatgctccaaaatgactcatctatatctataatgatagatcttgattaggagtatctttttctagtacatgtcaagtatctattttgaagtcttgatcgattttggggttgggaaggatcaggtgatggttttgggtgtgatttgattttcgtctagaacatcaaaaatccttcaggatgctccaaaatgactcatctatatctataatgatagatcttgattaggagtatctttttctagtacatgtcaagtatctattttgaagtcttgatcgattttgggggttgggaaggatcaggtgatggttttgggtgtgatttgattttcgtctagaacatcaaaaatccttcaggatgctccaaaatgactcatctatatctataatgatagatcttgattaggagtatctttttctactacatgtcaagtatctattttgaagtcttgatcgattttgggggttgggaaggatcaggtgatggttttgggtgtgatttgattttcgtctagaacatcaaaaatccttcaggatgctccaaaatgactcatctatatctataatgatagatcttgattaggagtatctttttctagtacatgtcaagtatctattttgaagtcttgatcgattttgggggttgggaaggatcaggtgatggttttgggtgtgatttgattttcgtctagaacatcaaaaatccttcaggatgctccaaaatgactcatctatatctataatgatagatcttgattaggagtatctttttctagtacatgtcaagtatctattttgaagtcttgatcaattttgggggttgggaaggatcaggtgatggttttgggtgtgatttgattttcgtctagaacatcaaaaatccttcaggatgctccaaaatgactcatctatatctataatgatagatcttgattaggagtatctttttctagtacatgtcaagtatctattttgaagtcttgatcgattttgggggttgggaaggatcaggtgatggttttgggtgtgattggattttcgtctagaacatcaaaaatccttcaggatgctccaaaatgactcatctatatctataatgatagatcatgattaggagtatctttttctagtacatgtcaagtatctattttgaagtcttgatcgattttgggggttgggaaggatcaggtgatggttttgggtgtgatttgattttcgtctagaacatcaaaaatccttcaggatgctccaaaatgactcatctatatctataatgatagatcttgattaggagtatctttttctagtacatgtcaagtatctattttgaagtcttgatcgattttgggggttgggaaggatcaggtgatggttttgggtgtgatttgattttcgtctagaacattaaaaatccttcaggatgctccaaaatgactcatctatatctataatgatagatcttgattaggagtatctttttctagtacatgtcaagtatctattttgaagtcttgatcgattttgggggttgggaaggatcaggtgatggttttgggtgtgatttgattttcgtctagaacatcaaaaatccttcaggatgctccaaaatgactcatctatatctataatgatagatcttgattaggagtatctttttctagtacatgtcaagtatctattttgaagtcttgatcgattttgggggttgggaaggatcaggtgatggttttgggtgtgatttgattttcgtctacaacatcaaaaatccttcaggatgctccaaaatgactcatctatatctataatgatagatcttgattaggagtatctttttctagtacatgtcaagtatctattttgaagtcttgatcgattttgggggttgggaaggatcaggtgatggttttgggtgtgatttgattttcgtctagaacatcaaaaatccttcaggatgctccaaaatgactcatctatatctataatgatagatcttgattaggagtatctttttctagtacatgtcaagtatctattttgaagtcttgatcgattttgggggttgggaaggatcaggtgatggttttgggtgtgatttgattttcgcctagaacatcaaaaatccttcaggatgctccaaaatgactcatctatatctataatgatagatcttgattaggagtatctttttctagtacatgtcaagtatctattttgaagtcttgatcgattttgggggttgggaaggatcaggtgatggttttgggtgtgatttgattttcgtctagaacatcaaaaatccttcaggatgctccaaaatgactcatctatatctataatgatagatcttgattaggagtatctttttctagtacatgtcaagtatctattttgaagtcttgatcgattttgggggttgggaaggatcaggtgatggttttgggtgtgatttgattttcgtctagaacatcaaaaatccttcaggatgctccaaaatgactcatctatatttataatgatagatcttgattaggagtatctttttctagtacatgtcaagtatctattttgaagtcttgatcgattttgggggttgggaaggatcaggtgatggttttgggtgtgatttgattttcgtctagaacatcaaaaatccttcaggatgctccaaaatgactcatctatatctataatgatagatcttgattaggagtatctttttctagtacatgtcaagtatctattttgaagtcttgatcgattttgggggttgggaaggatcaggtgatggttttgggtgtgatttgattttcgtctagaacatcaaaaatccttcaggatgctccaaaatgactcatctatatctataatgatagatcttgtcttgattaggagtatctttttctagtacatgtcaagtatctattttgaagtcttgatcgattttgggggttgggaaggatcaggtgatggttttgggtgtgatttgattttcgtctagaacatcaaaaatccttcaggatgctccaaaatgactcatctatatctataatgatagatcttgattaggagtatctttttctagtacatgtcaagtatctattttgaagtcttgatcgattttgggggttgggaaggatcaggtgatggttttgggtgtgatttgattttcgtctagaacatcaaaaatccttcaggatgctccaaaatgactcatctatatctataatgatagatcttgattaggagtatctttttctagtacatgtcaagtatctattttgaagtctggatcgattttgggggttgggaaggatcaggtgatggttttgggtgtgatttgattttcgtctagaacatcaaaaatccttcaggatgctccaaaatgactcatctatatctataatgatagatcttgattaggagtatctttttctagtacatgtcaagtatctattttgaagtcttgatcgattttgggggttgggaaggatcaggtgatggttttgggtgtgatttgattttcgtctagaacatcaaaaatccttcagtatgctccaaaatgactcatctatatctataatgatagatcttgattaggagtatctttttctagtacatgtcaagtatctattttgaagtcttgatcgattttgggggttgggaaggatcaggtgatggttttgggtgtgatttgattttcgtctagaacatcaaaaatccttcaggatgctccaaaatgactcatctatatctataatgatagatcttgattaggagtatctttttctagtacatgtcaagtatctattttgaagtcttgatcgattttgggggttgggaaggatcaggtgatggttttgggtgtgatttgattttcgtctagaacatcaaaaatccttcaggatgctccaaaatgactcatctatatctataatgatagatcttgattaggagtatctttttctagtacatgtcaagtatctattttgaagtcttgatcgattttgggggttgggaaggatcaggtgatggttttgggtgtgatttgattttcgtctagaacatcaaaaatccttcaggatgctctaaaatgactcatctatatctataatgatagatcttgattaggagtatctttttctagtacatgtcaagtatctattttgaagtcttgatcgattttgggggttgggaaggatcaggtgatggttttgggtgtgatttgattttcgtctagaacatcaaaaatccttcaggatgctccaaaatgactcatctatatctataatgatagatcttgattaggagtatctttttctagtacatgtcaagtatctattttgaagtcttgatcgattttgggggttgggaaggatcaggtgatggttttgggtgtgatttgattttcgtctagaacatcaaaaatccttcaggatgctccaaactGACTCATCTACAGtaccgagcaaaaaaaatgcaaccgaAAAAGTATGGTACAATCTTTAGCAAGaactaagttattttaaattataatactttgaaatttagcataaaatgttcaaattaatttttttctttaaatagatTTGAATTTTACCCAATCTTACTCCatgaaaatagttattgtaaaaaatgttcctaaactTTGATCTTAAgccaagcaaaaaaaatgcaaattcgtggaaaattttaaaaataacgtatttattcatcttatttgaagaaattttgtacttaaatattttaatattttgttgcgaaACCTTTATTGGCAATAACGGCGCGTAACCTTTTAGGCATTGAGTCAATCAACGACACCAAATAGCTCGCAGGTATTTGTTCCCATTCAGTCCTTATTTGTTCCATCAACTCggtacaatttgaatgatttcgctTTCTTATCTCCCGATCTACATGATCCCATAAATtctctatgggattgaggtcggGAGATTGTGCTGGCCAGTTCAAAACATGAACCCTCTTCTCTTCTAAGAAGTTTCTTACCAAACGGCTGGTGTGttttgggtcgttgtcgtgttgaaaTAAGCTGTTTTCAGGCATATTCGTCCGCAAATGTGGAAGCATATGGTCTTCCAAAATGCCCTTATACATTTGGGCATTCATCCGGCCGCTtacttgacaaatcgggcccacgCCTTGACGAGAAAATGAGCCTTTGAAAAAGCCcaactacaaatttgatttcataaatatttaaaattgcttaccccacaccattactgacCCTCCCCCATGTTTAATTGTCGGAACTTGATATCTGGGGCTGTACCTTTGTCCCGGGGGCCTCCGCACGTACCTAATGCCATCTGACGAGAACAAGTTGAACTTGCTCTCATCACTCCATAAAACTCTTGTCCATTGCTCACTTGTCGAATGCATATGGCGCTTTGCAAAATCTAGCCGTTTCTTCCTATTGATGGAACTGATGTATGGTATTTTAGCTGGTCGTCTTGCATACAGTTTTGACTCCACTAATCGTCGCCTAACTGTGTGTACCCCTACGTTAACATCAAAATGCTCATTTATGTCCTGAGTAACTTCCACTGCAGTTTTAAAGGGATTAACTTTAACCTGCCTTATGATCTCACGATCTAATCTGGAAGTTGTTTTGCGTGGACGGCCACTTCCCACTTTGCGATTGATGTCCCCTTGTTCCCGATATCGGGATATAATACGCgatattgttgatgttgctACACAAAACTCCAAAGCGATATCCTGCATCAATCTTCCGTTGTTAGCAGcgttaattattgcttttttgcaTCCAATCGATAGTTGCTTCTATTAATTGAATATTCTAATTAATTGAAACCaaagaataaattttatgtacctaccttcctagtcatatttgccatttgcattttttttgctctcagtaaaattatgtttttccaaCTAAATGTAGATTTGCAAACACTAGAGAGAGACCAATTACATATTGCTATTATAAACAGAATGCCTACACAATGAGTACACATATCCGAAAcggaaaaactaaattttaccgTTACGAAAgataaagcaataataattgattttggtgtgactgtttgcattttttttgctcgctactgtatatctataatgatagatcttgattaggagtatctttttcttgtacatgtcaagtatctattttgaagtcttgatcgattt
This region of Eupeodes corollae unplaced genomic scaffold, idEupCoro1.1 scaffold_489, whole genome shotgun sequence genomic DNA includes:
- the LOC129953576 gene encoding uncharacterized protein LOC129953576 codes for the protein MQMANMTRKKQLSIGCKKAIINAANNGRLMQDIALEFCVATSTISRIISRYREQGDINRKVGSGRPRKTTSRLDREIIRQVKVNPFKTAVEVTQDINEHFDVNVGVHTVRRRLVESKLYARRPAKIPYISSINRKKRLDFAKRHMHSTSTCGGPRDKGTAPDIKFRQLNMGEGQ